A genomic window from Aethina tumida isolate Nest 87 chromosome 4, icAetTumi1.1, whole genome shotgun sequence includes:
- the LOC126265323 gene encoding centromere-associated protein E-like — protein MDLICRLLGIKDKDNIEKLFLLAKTRTRVPSIVSRAKTLGDEEHKLADDLNAALDHAIEEKTKLSPDEIDSVVEKYLNQLDNKDNIPQTPVIASRQKEVEPESPTEPLDNSIVSKTDEIEPKPKSLFDSLRERLAARMPTPKPHVQKFIPHSDGLDDQMTSDPVEESLVPKSRHGDSDDFASKPILQPKNTLESVNQVVEPESVGSSKDVEDHLNNINFDNPADAKDILENLKKQVSNAQGNEDLDRAKSVLERIQTMVKDLEEHERNKLNTKRKLDLIEESLNKDNENEAPTILSRSNDNTEKPEPTENKEIEDKLTLNKMNNLPEPTEMKNEDNTLEATNKVTPQKFDSEDPSSNAQKPEELKPRMLDTLSKNLIEQPKKNDILENIRNKLKNRENTLGKLELPHKSLFENKKASMDSLTKRNDMGTLKEPNTQNDKIPSNKISSDLFDFIKKSREEVLQKQAELLKMQEEQRENLLESIKNKFLSNTPQISDSKSPIEQAKLEDADKINEAPELKSRNTFDDKEDIIGSQANPLKENDSNVYFVGDGVKLPLKMIPGDEGSIHLSVDIDKICLCKNSTCPKKRDIAAVLGTILEKEAELKTELESTSHHGLSTKIARSTDKLIHDLENAGFDIQQEIVVLPNENVTVPILTELKDIQTNEQLGSESTFFHENKAPVDSQFKDNKNDVKKQNHFESIHEYVAPTKTEHNSALPHITKEEEKILNHYLQTTTESGNEITTFRYMESNSNNEKEPEYKTAAVTKEYTTTYKPSMEQELSNNANEEFDETLKIKPYKSAKMGKEYISTHYIDNSRTNMATNGKFPTSKLEKMVTPESDLTTNILSFMKNLAGN, from the exons ATGGATTTAATTTGCCGATTATTAGGAATTAAGGATAAagacaatattgaaaaactatttttattggcAAAGACTAGAACTAGGGTGCCCTCTATTGTGAGCAGAGCAAAAACTTTAGGCGATGAAGAGCATAAGTTAGCTGATGATTTGAACGCAGCTTTAGACCATGCAATTGAAGAAAAAACTAAGTTATCACCAGATGAAATTGATAGCgttgtagaaaaatatttaaatcag ttggataataaagataatatacCACAAACCCCTGTGATAGCATCCCGTCAGAAAGAAGTCGAACCAGAATCTCCTACAGAACCATTAGATAATAGCATTGTTTCGAAGACAGATGAGATTGAACCAAAACCAAAGTCTCTTTTCGACAGCTTAAGAGAAAGACTGGCTGCTAGAATGCCAACTCCCAAACCCCATGTACAAAAGTTTATACCTCATAGCGATGGTCTTGATGATCAAATGACCAGTGATCCTGTAGAAGAGTCGTTAGTACCTAAATCAAGACATGGAGACAGTGATGATTTTGCAAGTAAACCAATATTACAACCTAAGAACACACTTGAATCAGTAAATCAAGTTGTTGAACCGGAATCTGTTGGGTCAAGCAAAGACGTTGAAGATCATTTgaacaacattaattttgacaatCCAGCTGATGCCAAAGATA ttctggagaatttaaagaaacaagTTTCAAATGCTCAAGGAAACGAGGATTTGGACAGAGCCAAAAGTGTTTTAGAACGTATTCAAACAATGGTTAAAGATTTAGAAGAAcatgaaagaaataaattaaatactaaaagaaaattggatttaattgaAGAGAGTCTTAATAAGGATAACGAAAATGAAGCTCCCACTATACTAAGTCGCTCAAATGATAACACCGAGAAACCGGAACCAACGGAAAACaaagaaattgaagataaattaacacttaataaaatgaacaatttaccAGAACCAAcagaaatgaaaaatgaagacAATACATTAGAGGCAACTAACAAAGTAACACCCCAAAAATTCGACTCAGAAGATCCCAGCTCAAATGCACAAAAACCAGAAGAATTGAAACCTAGAATGTTAGATACCCTTTCCAAAAATCTTATTGAACAACCTAAGAAAAATGATATACTAGAAAACataagaaacaaattaaaaaatcgtgAAAATACGTTGGGCAAACTTGAATTACCACACAAATCTCTTTTTGAGAATAAGAAGGCATCGATGGATTCACTAACTAAACGAAATGATATGGGAACTCTAAAAGAACCAAATActcaaaatgataaaataccaAGTAACAAAATCTCTAGTGACTTATTcgactttataaaaaaatctcgaGAAGAGGTTTTACAAAAACAAGCagagttattaaaaatgcaaGAAGAACAACGTGAAAATCTTTTGGAAagtatcaaaaacaaatttttaagtaatacaCCACAAATTTCTGATTCAAAGTCACCTATAGAACAGGCAAAATTGGAAGATgctgacaaaattaatgaagctCCCGAATTAAAATCTCGAAATACCTTTGACGATAAAGAAGATATCATTGGAAGTCAAGCAAATCCATTAAAGGAAAATGACTctaatgtatattttgtgGGAGACGGGGTTAAATTACCTTTGAAAATGATACCTGGTGATGAAGGTTCCATACATTTATCGGTAGATATagacaaaatttgtttatgcaaAAACTCGACTTGTCCGAAAAAAAGAGATATTGCAGCTGTCTTAGGTactattttagaaaaagaagCAGAATTGAAAACAGAATTGGAATCAACAAGTCACCATGGATTATCTACTAAAATAGCTAGGAGTACTGATAAACTTATACATGACTTAGAAAATGCTGGTTTCGATATTCAACAAGAAATTGTGGTTTTGCcaaatgaaaatgttacagtaccaattttaactgaattaaaaGATATTCAAACAAATGAACAATTAGGGTCAGAATCTactttttttcatgaaaataagGCACCCGTAGATTCACAATTTaaggataataaaaatgatgtaaaaaaacaaaatcattttGAATCAATTCATGAGTACGTTGCTCCTACAAAAACGGAACATAATAGTGCATTACCACATATAACaaaggaagaagaaaaaattttaaatcattatctTCAAACTACAACCGAATCAGGTAACGAAATAACAACTTTTAGGTACATGGAATCGaattcaaataatgaaaaGGAACCTGAATATAAAACAGCTGCTGTTACTAAAGAATATACAACAACATATAAACCCAGCATGGAACAAGAATTATCTAACAATGCTAATGAAGAATTTGACGAAACTCTAAAAATTAAACCTTATAAAAGTGCCAAAATGggaaaagaatatatttcaacTCATTACATCGATAATTCGAGAACAAATATGGCAACAAATGGTAAATTTCCTACATCGAAATTAGAAAAGATGGTAACTCCAGAATCAGATTTAACAACtaatatattatcatttatgaaaaatctagctggaaattaa
- the LOC109596451 gene encoding transmembrane protein 18 produces the protein MIQTDFVEINQITGFFTFLWSIDWQDPWLIGLFAFHISIFMMAIFTRNYGNFQALLFFFLLLLVYFSESINELASTNWKIFSRQQYFDSNGLFISVVFSIPILLNCILMVGSWLYQSTQLMTNLKIAQLKEKKRKEEQLEKERTKNKDD, from the exons ATGATTCAAACAGATTTTGTGGAAATCAATCAAATAACTGGattctttacttttttatggAGC ATTGATTGGCAAGATCCATGGTTAATAGGATTATTTGCATTTCACATATCTATATTTATGATGGCAATATTTACTAGGAATTATGGCAATTTTCAGGCTCTGCTCTTCTTCTTTTTAT tgttgCTTGTCTACTTTTCTGAGAGTATTAACGAACTAGCATCAAccaattggaaaatattttccagGCAGCAGTACTTTGATAGTAATGGCCTATTTATATCAGTAGTTTTTTCAATACCTATATTATTGAATTGCATACTTATGGTG GGTTCATGGCTCTATCAATCAACCCaattaatgacaaatttaaaaattgcccAACTAAAGGAAAAAAAGAGAAAGGAAGAGCAACTTGAAAAGGAAAGAACGAAAAATAAGGATGactga